From the genome of Sphingobacterium kitahiroshimense, one region includes:
- a CDS encoding aminotransferase class IV: MQTLYVIFNGKLIPENEAKLSITDLAIVRGYGIFDFFKTVNGIPIFLEDNLDRFFQSANLMDLPVNYSRDELRAQIITLMEANVIPDSGIKILLTGGYSSDGYSIAEPNLIISQQALKRNLVLESTGLKLLAFHYHRPFSLVKSIDYVMGIQALKAAKSQGADDVVYIQNGLISECPRANFFLISEDGKLLTAGDDVLQGITRKKIIQLAKTIMDVEVRNISVEEIASASEAFISSTTKNITPVTTLLGYKEFGKQVGPLTMRLQELLQELVYNPS; this comes from the coding sequence ATGCAAACGCTCTATGTGATCTTCAACGGAAAATTAATTCCTGAAAACGAAGCTAAATTATCAATTACGGATCTTGCTATTGTGCGCGGCTACGGTATTTTTGATTTTTTCAAAACGGTGAATGGTATTCCTATATTTCTAGAGGATAATCTTGATCGCTTTTTTCAATCGGCAAATCTGATGGATCTACCAGTAAATTACTCCAGAGATGAATTGAGAGCTCAAATAATAACTTTAATGGAAGCGAATGTTATTCCAGATTCTGGGATTAAAATTTTATTGACTGGAGGGTATAGTAGTGATGGGTATAGTATTGCTGAGCCCAATTTAATTATCAGTCAGCAAGCTTTAAAAAGAAATTTAGTGTTGGAAAGTACAGGTTTGAAACTACTTGCTTTTCACTATCACCGTCCATTTAGTCTCGTCAAATCTATCGATTATGTTATGGGTATACAGGCGCTTAAGGCAGCTAAATCGCAGGGGGCTGACGATGTGGTTTACATACAAAACGGCTTGATATCGGAATGTCCGCGTGCTAACTTCTTTTTAATAAGTGAAGATGGCAAATTGTTAACTGCGGGTGACGATGTTTTACAGGGTATAACACGTAAAAAAATTATCCAATTGGCAAAAACCATCATGGACGTGGAAGTTCGTAACATTAGCGTGGAGGAAATCGCATCGGCAAGTGAGGCATTTATTAGTTCTACTACCAAAAATATTACTCCGGTAACTACTTTATTGGGATATAAAGAATTTGGCAAACAAGTGGGTCCTCTTACAATGCGTCTACAAGAACTGCTGCAGGAATTGGTTTACAATCCTTCATAA